The following DNA comes from Hordeum vulgare subsp. vulgare chromosome 3H, MorexV3_pseudomolecules_assembly, whole genome shotgun sequence.
AAGGTCCAACATGGAGGATAATTTTTAGATCACTTTCTATCTTTTTTCTCCAAAAAGTTGAAATTTATACATTGGATGTTTGGAACCCGAGACATGTAGAATAAAAATTAGGATGGTTGAATACATACTGATATACTGTGCAGTATTGAATTAGAAAATTATACATTAAATTTTTTcttattaaaaaaataaaattttaaaacTTCGTGTACACTGAAATTGGAGGACAGAttatggatgaaaattgaatatgtACTATATATAAGGAATAGGAGAAACTACTCAAATTGATATTTAGGGGATGAATCAGGAACATGGTATATAGAGTCATGGATGGATATGTACTGGTGTGTGCTGCGCTCACGGCTCGCACACATATAATGTATCGCCTTGCCGGATGCCTGATGGCCGGGCTGCGGCTGCTAGACTGCTGCGCGACACGCGCAGTGGCGACGACCGAGGCAACCAGCAATGAGAGGACGAACGATGAAGACGAACCGACGAGCGAGGCGCCCACTAAGATCTTTGACTAATTTGTTTCACAAGTCAAACGAGCGGCCGTGCCTTTGCATCTGGCGCGTGAAGCTTTGCCAATCGCTACTACCTGCTATCTGATGGCCCCATCTCAGTTTCCGCTCTTGTAATTTTTGTCTTGCATTTTTTTTGCCGGGCTATtactgtatatgtgtattatatcATGCCCCCCGTCGGTCGGGGCTCTGGGTCATCGTCCCTCCGGCCATACACCAGGGCCGGCCTTGTATATCACGCATGGCCTAGTAGGATACACGAATACATTGATGTATGACAGTATTATCATGCTTTTGGCAAAAATTAACTATGTGAAATAACCACCTTTAAAAAATAAATATCCAAATAAATTAAATGGGAAAAAGCCTGTTTTAGCACTGACAGATGAATAATTTCTTGGAAGTTGCCAAATGGTTCTCCTTAACACAAAGAGCCTTTTTTGGAGACTAGGAACATAAAATGTGGCGGCAACGCTAACTTAACACAAAAGACGCATATAAATAATTCAAATGATAATGTCCACACGTATCGAGTATGGCATTTTAGCACTTGGTCCAAACGTCTTAATCATTGTTGATTTTGCAGGCATGAATTTTAAAGCAAACTGTCGGagtttctatgccatgttggcatagtatgttgtgtgtgtgtgtgttatcaTTTAATGTCGTACGTGTGGACGTTCTTCGTCCGAACAAACCCACGACGCTCACCTGAACGTGTGGGTGAAATTGCTCTTCGCTCACACGACGCTTGCACGATGATAAATAACAATTACATTTGTGCATATACGACAACTAATTAATTACACATGACAACTATAATTGATCATACATGACAACTATAGTTTTACCACACGTGGTAACTCCAATTAGTTCACATGGCAATTATATTTACGGCAACTATGATTTAAACACACGTCACAACTCCAATTAGTTTTACATGAAAATTATATCTAATGATAAGTGACAACTATAGTTAATTAAACATGACAACTACAGCTAATTACACATAACAACTAAAGTTGATGAGGGAATACATGTCGCTGCATCCACACATGTGAACAGTTTGAGTGTTCGTCTACATAAGATTGTGTGGGCTCATACATGTAGTGAATATCGCTACCCGTAAATAAATAGTGACGGTTATTGCAACAAGACGATTGTTTCGTATGGCACGTCATGTCCGAAACGAATTCCGTTCCGTTCCGCTGACAAGCCCGGCACTTGTCTCGCCCAAGTCGCCGGCATATTCCAATCCTTCCGTCGACAAGAACATCCATCCGTCAACAAGAACAGCGGTACGATCAGCCTAATTAATAACTACTTCTAAAGCAACGCAACAGCTGATCTTTAATCGGAATTTAGAAGTGCGATGGCTGATTAACAAAGCAGCAAGAGATGAGATGCGAGAACGAGCGTTTGGAGACTCAAGCTCCAAGCAAAAAAATTGCAGGAAAGGTGTACCAGCGACGACCCTTTGATCAAAGCAATGGATaacggaaaagaaaagaaaagaaaagaaagcagCGGTGATCAATCAGCAAGCTTTATTCACATGGTCATGATCAGACCCTAAACCAGGCCAGCCAATGGGACAAGAAAGATTTTTGTTAGAGAAGACGAAAGAGAGTGACTACTGCTGTATTAGTAGATTATATCAACATAAGCATCGACGGGTTCatcgaaaaagaaaaagaaggatcATTGACATGCTTTTCACACAGGAACAGAATTTCTTGGAGGTTACCAAATGGTTATTCTTATGTTATAACTAAATAAAAGCGTTTCTGGAGCGCGGCAACAAGCAGTGGTAGGCTAACTAGGCACAGGAGACACACAAATAAAGCATATAGGATTGCAACAAGACGATTGTTTTTTGTATGGCAAGTCATGTCCGAAACGAGTTCCGTCTTGAAAACCCAACACTCATCTAGCAGAAGTAGCCGGCCTATCCAACCGCTGCCAGACACCAGCATATTCCAATTCTCCCCGTCGACAAGAATGGCAGCCTAGTTATTTAAATTAAATCTTTAATAAAAGCAACGCAACCGCTGGTGAACAAAAGATCAAATGCAAAAAACGAGAGTTGCAGACTGAAGCTCcaatcaaaaattacagaaaaGTATATCAGCAAAGTTTGATCAAAGAATCGGATAATAACAAAAAGGAAAAGCCACATACATGACCTGTTTGAGACGTAAAGAGAAAGCAGGGGTGACCAATCGGCAACCTTTCTTCACGCATTCAAGCGGGTCATGATCACACCCCTAAACCAAAGCAAACAACCAGGAGAGCCAACGAGACAAGAAAGCTTTTTTTTAGAGACGCGAAAGAGAGCGAttatattatttaattattaTATTAGTAGATAGAAGAAATATCGACATGCTTTCCGGACCAGAAGAGGCTACAATAATTAGCTGATGAAGAGCCAAAATCTTCACAAAAAAAGTGTCCCAAGCTGATATTATCTAGTCGGATTAACCTTTGGTACAAAAAGCAAAAGAGGCTAGTATATTATTAGCTCATGAAGTGTCAGCAAGAGCACACAAGAAAACTAGCAACATAGATCATGGCTGCAGTATGTTGCACTTTCATATGGTCTAGGATTGACACCTTAAGATTTTAACCCTTTGGTACATGGAGAGAATAGGATGGAACTGATGGCAATGAGACTAGACAAGTTCAACCTGAAGCAgagagtactccctccgtccgcaaATAAGTGTGCATATGAAAATTTTAGGACAAAttataaaatgaaataaaaaactAAACTGTATTGAGAAGGTGCAAGCTATCATCTCTCATATTTAATTACTCCACATCCAATGAGCTAAGCTAAGTGCATGTAAAAAGTAAGGAAACCATGTATTGAGTATTATTGGTCTTGATTACCGTGTAATGAGAGATAAGCATTTTCTTTATTTTATATTACATTGAAAAGATAGATGTATACTTTTTTATGGACAAATTTTAAAGCCAAATGTACACTTGTTAGTGGACGGAGGGAATACTTCATAACAGAGCTCACAAGATCAAACCAGTAGTAGCATGTCTAGTAAGAAATCTTAGAGAGAACTAGACAGATCTTACTGCAAATTATACAAGGCATTTGACTACCTGCTAAGGTGCGATTAGTGGGTAGTAAACATCCAAAGTGTGATCAGAAATGAAGTAGACTCAGCGCAAAAACGAAAGATATAAAGAACAGAGCCAGGTTTTCAGACATGATAGAGTGGGGAACTTTATCTTTATATCACGTATGTacaatcctttcttcaaaggaggtgtctctttctttttctttttctcttttcctttttttttgtttaCACTTTTTTTCTCTTGGTACATGCACAAAACATGGGAAGTGGAAGaaaattcgtcctttctctttcggaACAGCACACAAGATCGAAGTCCGAAAAAGGACCTAGTATGTCATCATCAAGAAACTTCAGAGTGTTTGAGGAGCGCTTACACCAGTCACTCGGTCCCGTCAAGGCCTGGACCGGCATCTTCCAGCAATCTCAGTCTtcgttattcttcttcttcgctaTCTTCTCTACATCGATCCCGTTGCAAGCAAGCAAAACAGGTGAAGGTCGAAGGAACTTCAAGCAAAAGAAGCCCGACGCTGGAGGTGCCTCAAGCTCTGCTCCATGCTGACCTTGACCATCTCGGCAAGCATCTTCTTGGCCTTGCCACCGCGGTCCTCCCCATCGATCTGAGAAGCAATGTTACTGACGATGTTCTCGAGCGTGTTGGGCTGCAGCTTCGACCTCGAGTAGGGCGAGTCACGCAGCAGGTCGAGGAGGGTGTGCGCCTTCACCCTGGACTTGGGGGTGCCATGGGCGGTGAGCTCAAGAAGACCTGGGATTGCGCCTTCATTCAGGATAGAGTCTCTGTATTTACTGCGGTCGCTCTCGCACATGGTCAGGAGCGCTCCAACGGCGTGCTCTCTACCTTGGAGGGATCCTTCCTCAAGCACCTCCACGATGGTGAGCACTCCGCCTTCCTCTGAAGTCAGGGCCACCCGTCCTTGATCGAAGGCGAGCAGCGATTCCAGAAGGGCGCAGCACTTGTCAGCTGTCTTGGAGGACCTCTTGCCACCCCTTAGTAACTCTAACAAAGGGGGGACAGGCTGGACAGAAAGGATGGTTGGAAGGTTATCTGCAATGGTGGAGAGGTTGTAGAGAGCCAACACAGCATCATTCTTGGCCTGCGGATTCCCTTCTTTCAGGACCTTGACAAGGAGAGGGATTGCTCCGGACGCGCTTATGATGGGCTTATTCGTGGACGAGGCCGAGAGAGTGAGGATGGCAGCTGCTGCATACTCCTGCAAG
Coding sequences within:
- the LOC123442376 gene encoding U-box domain-containing protein 4, with product MESPEAVSPSSGRGAGERPSEAAALRALVERVRGGEVEAAREVRRLTRASARHRRKLAPAVEPLVAMLRSGKPAGAGEAALLALLNLAVRDERNKIKILDAGALDPLLGYLQSSDLNLQEYAAAAILTLSASSTNKPIISASGAIPLLVKVLKEGNPQAKNDAVLALYNLSTIADNLPTILSVQPVPPLLELLRGGKRSSKTADKCCALLESLLAFDQGRVALTSEEGGVLTIVEVLEEGSLQGREHAVGALLTMCESDRSKYRDSILNEGAIPGLLELTAHGTPKSRVKAHTLLDLLRDSPYSRSKLQPNTLENIVSNIASQIDGEDRGGKAKKMLAEMVKVSMEQSLRHLQRRASFA